One part of the Sporosarcina ureae genome encodes these proteins:
- a CDS encoding PilN domain-containing protein, with protein sequence MLVDINLLPEKIKERATFLWIAIAILLVAIISWVVLYMMAAKNDEEAQRLQQSTYEIQKQQESITSQLRLSAFGQEKEQLAATVDFLKAYQYKTHPLIEDLSRALPDRGFFQELTFTAPNEVTLKIQFDDLMEPALYLTRMKASSLVIDATFEGIETEKLDVEERENVLPRYFATYFIQFVDDRALPGTDADVDPDAIEEPQEETPPAEEQPTEPAPEEPQPPVDADSEGGDTVE encoded by the coding sequence ATGTTAGTTGATATAAATCTACTACCGGAGAAGATCAAGGAGCGGGCTACTTTTTTGTGGATTGCCATTGCGATTCTTTTGGTAGCCATCATTAGTTGGGTGGTTCTATATATGATGGCTGCGAAAAATGACGAAGAAGCCCAGAGATTACAGCAGTCTACATATGAAATACAGAAACAACAAGAAAGCATAACGTCCCAGTTGCGTCTGTCTGCCTTCGGTCAAGAAAAAGAACAATTGGCCGCCACAGTGGATTTCCTAAAAGCGTACCAATATAAAACACATCCTCTTATAGAAGATCTTTCGAGAGCATTGCCTGATCGTGGGTTCTTCCAAGAGTTAACGTTCACTGCACCTAACGAAGTGACGTTGAAAATTCAGTTTGATGATCTGATGGAACCTGCGCTCTATTTAACTCGAATGAAAGCATCGTCGCTAGTAATTGATGCGACGTTCGAAGGAATCGAGACAGAAAAACTGGATGTGGAAGAACGTGAAAATGTCTTGCCTAGATATTTCGCTACATACTTCATTCAGTTCGTAGACGACCGCGCGTTACCAGGTACCGATGCAGACGTAGACCCCGATGCGATTGAAGAGCCGCAAGAGGAAACGCCACCTGCTGAAGAGCAGCCAACAGAACCTGCACCGGAAGAACCACAGCCACCTGTAGATGCTGACTCGGAAGGGGGCGATACGGTTGAATAA
- the pilM gene encoding type IV pilus biogenesis protein PilM, translating into MSILTNLKRPLSNITMPTMPSFGRKKRVYSLTLDDDAIRYVRIKSTHPIVLDTAKEMLLPEHTIMDGRIAEDDMLREVLTEAVKDWNLTKRDVAFLAPDTYVIIRRVAYPETVDHEDLKSHFFIEIGSTIYLPFDDPVFDVVPYTANDAQNEAILIASKESIMQTYEDVLESAKLVPVVADIAPLSLYRLAHHEHQFEGSEHILLADLHGRNLTVSIFYNHFPLFIRSMELEVPLSMTTGEVLEQQIEPMTIVMELEKLANFYRFNLAETDSAITHLIWNSTYTQQEELLQMVRERLAIDAIPLVKEPISCVDGTAITADFHRVIGLALKEEV; encoded by the coding sequence ATGTCTATTTTAACCAACTTAAAACGCCCACTTTCCAATATAACAATGCCGACCATGCCTTCCTTCGGTCGCAAGAAACGCGTATATTCATTAACGCTTGATGATGACGCAATCCGATACGTACGGATCAAATCCACTCATCCAATCGTACTAGACACAGCGAAAGAGATGTTATTGCCCGAACACACCATCATGGATGGCCGAATAGCCGAAGATGACATGCTACGTGAGGTCTTGACAGAAGCTGTGAAAGATTGGAATCTTACGAAGCGTGATGTGGCGTTTTTGGCGCCCGATACATATGTTATTATCCGTCGTGTTGCCTATCCTGAAACGGTGGATCATGAGGATTTGAAAAGTCATTTTTTCATAGAGATTGGCTCGACAATTTATTTGCCGTTTGATGACCCGGTGTTTGATGTCGTTCCGTATACCGCCAATGATGCGCAAAATGAAGCGATTTTGATTGCGTCGAAGGAAAGTATTATGCAGACGTATGAAGATGTGCTTGAATCTGCAAAGTTGGTTCCGGTTGTGGCGGATATTGCGCCGCTTTCGCTTTATCGATTGGCTCATCATGAACATCAATTTGAAGGGTCGGAACATATTTTACTTGCGGATTTGCATGGGCGGAATTTAACTGTGTCGATTTTCTATAATCATTTCCCTTTATTCATCCGCTCCATGGAACTCGAAGTGCCGCTCAGTATGACGACGGGTGAAGTACTTGAGCAACAGATTGAGCCGATGACGATTGTGATGGAGCTTGAGAAACTAGCAAACTTCTACCGATTTAATTTGGCTGAAACAGATTCAGCGATTACCCATTTAATATGGAACAGTACATATACACAACAAGAAGAATTATTGCAGATGGTACGGGAGCGGTTAGCAATTGACGCGATTCCCTTAGTGAAAGAGCCGATTAGTTGTGTGGATGGTACAGCGATTACTGCCGACTTCCATCGAGTAATTGGTCTCGCGCTGAAGGAAGAGGTGTAG
- a CDS encoding type II secretion system protein produces MKEILADDIGMTLVKLLAILVIMGITSVTAISSMILILENTRIKAEKTNAILLKNTADLYFIEHQTTYVNSVGMSTLISEGYFEDFNLVNDTFWVAEA; encoded by the coding sequence ATGAAGGAAATACTTGCGGATGACATAGGAATGACACTCGTCAAGTTACTTGCGATATTAGTCATTATGGGAATTACTTCAGTTACTGCCATTAGCTCAATGATTCTCATTTTAGAAAACACTCGAATTAAAGCAGAAAAAACAAATGCTATCTTATTAAAAAATACAGCCGATTTATACTTTATTGAACATCAAACAACATATGTTAATTCTGTAGGTATGTCCACATTAATTTCTGAAGGGTATTTTGAAGATTTTAATCTTGTGAACGATACTTTCTGGGTAGCGGAAGCGTAA
- a CDS encoding type II secretion system protein yields MKKFIQKKLNQKGLTLVELLAVIVILGIIAAIAVPAIGNIITNSKVSALKADGQNAISAANIYFAENTATDNKVTTGVLKDDGYLEDTGGFGESEATISKGTGEVTTPTITGTATNGNISVEFTSATTADINKIGNKNDTAVTTVVITR; encoded by the coding sequence ATGAAAAAATTTATACAGAAGAAATTAAATCAAAAAGGTTTGACGCTTGTTGAGCTATTAGCAGTTATTGTTATTTTGGGAATTATTGCTGCGATTGCGGTGCCGGCTATTGGGAATATTATTACGAACTCTAAGGTAAGTGCACTTAAGGCTGATGGACAGAATGCTATCTCTGCTGCTAATATTTACTTTGCTGAAAATACTGCAACTGATAACAAAGTGACTACAGGGGTACTTAAGGATGATGGATATCTAGAAGATACGGGTGGTTTCGGTGAGTCTGAAGCAACTATAAGTAAAGGTACTGGAGAAGTTACTACACCTACTATAACTGGGACCGCTACAAATGGAAATATTAGTGTGGAGTTCACAAGTGCAACTACAGCTGATATTAATAAAATTGGTAATAAGAACGATACTGCTGTAACCACCGTTGTTATTACTCGCTAA
- a CDS encoding type II secretion system F family protein, translating into MARFTYEGRDSKVIRRGTVTATNKRDAAIKLKGQGIRVVSLVEQKETVLTKDITIGSPVKRDQLIMFLRQFSTLLQAGVTIVDAVRILSAQVEQASFRKILTSIQEDLRTGTPLSIAFGKHPKVFEPLILNMVAAGEVSGTVDESLEQLAEHFEKAYRTRQKVTSAMAYPVVVGIIAIAVVIFLLWFVVPMFVDMFDSIGGQLPWLTRAVMAASDWIENYWYLLLLIVSVIIAGYVLVRNNPKGKYILDTILLRLPIFGSIAQKSSLAMMTRTLSSMFSSSVPILQALTMTEKVVGNEVISKVIGESRVSMERGGSLTEPMLNHWAFPPLIPHMIAIGEETGSLDSMLAKVADFYEKEVEAATDRLKALIEPLMIVFLAAIVGTIVLAIMLPMFSMFEQIDSL; encoded by the coding sequence GTGGCTCGTTTTACATACGAAGGGCGAGATTCGAAAGTGATTCGTCGTGGTACGGTGACGGCTACGAATAAACGCGATGCAGCGATTAAGCTGAAAGGCCAAGGTATTCGCGTAGTTAGTTTGGTTGAACAAAAGGAAACAGTTTTGACGAAAGATATAACGATTGGTAGTCCAGTTAAGCGAGATCAACTGATTATGTTTTTACGTCAGTTTTCTACACTTCTTCAGGCGGGTGTTACGATTGTGGATGCGGTGAGGATTTTGTCCGCGCAAGTAGAACAGGCTTCGTTTCGGAAAATCTTGACTTCGATTCAGGAAGATTTACGAACAGGAACACCGTTGTCGATAGCTTTTGGAAAACATCCTAAAGTTTTTGAACCATTAATATTGAATATGGTGGCGGCTGGGGAAGTTTCAGGAACTGTGGATGAATCATTGGAGCAGCTAGCTGAGCATTTCGAAAAAGCGTATCGTACGAGACAGAAAGTTACTTCGGCTATGGCATACCCCGTTGTAGTTGGCATAATAGCCATAGCAGTAGTTATTTTCCTTTTATGGTTTGTCGTACCAATGTTTGTTGATATGTTCGATAGTATTGGCGGACAATTGCCGTGGTTAACTCGTGCAGTAATGGCAGCGAGTGATTGGATTGAAAATTACTGGTACCTACTTCTTCTTATTGTTTCGGTGATTATCGCAGGCTATGTATTAGTTCGTAACAATCCAAAAGGGAAGTACATTTTAGATACTATCTTATTGAGATTGCCTATATTCGGTAGCATTGCTCAAAAGTCTTCACTCGCTATGATGACTCGTACATTAAGCTCTATGTTCTCTAGCTCAGTACCCATTCTACAAGCCCTAACCATGACAGAAAAAGTAGTTGGAAATGAAGTCATTTCAAAAGTAATTGGTGAGTCTAGAGTATCAATGGAACGTGGCGGATCTTTAACGGAGCCTATGTTAAATCACTGGGCATTTCCTCCGCTAATCCCACATATGATTGCGATAGGAGAAGAAACTGGTTCTTTGGACTCCATGTTGGCTAAAGTAGCAGATTTCTATGAGAAAGAAGTAGAAGCCGCTACAGACCGCTTAAAAGCTTTAATAGAGCCTTTGATGATCGTTTTCTTGGCGGCCATAGTCGGGACTATAGTTTTGGCAATCATGTTGCCGATGTTTAGTATGTTTGAGCAGATAGATAGTTTGTAA
- a CDS encoding type IV pilus twitching motility protein PilT, producing the protein MNERIDQLLTEAFTVKASDIHLTVGVPPIFRVHGDLKRFGETILTEEDTKEMAYQTIPEKMMPAFKEAGQIDYSYEIAGVSRFRVNAFQQRGSISLAFRTIPTKIPTIDDLNMPATLKSLSDTAQGLILVTGPTGSGKSTTLAAMIRYMNETMRKHIITLEDPIEYMHNHGSSIIDQREVGFDTLSFADGLRAALRQDPDVILVGEMRDLETISTAITAAETGHLVLATLHTWSAASTIDRIIDVFPHGQQAQIRVQLAGVLKAVVSQRLFQTIDKQGRRAATEIMINNPAVSNLIRSEKIHQIPNVIQTSRAQGMHMMDHSVKTLMEQRIISYEEALPFLQGDD; encoded by the coding sequence GTGAACGAAAGAATTGATCAATTACTTACTGAGGCCTTTACTGTCAAAGCGTCTGACATTCACTTAACTGTTGGCGTGCCTCCAATCTTCCGTGTGCATGGTGACTTAAAACGTTTTGGCGAAACGATTTTGACTGAAGAAGATACAAAGGAAATGGCGTATCAGACGATTCCAGAAAAGATGATGCCGGCTTTTAAAGAAGCAGGACAGATTGACTATTCCTATGAAATCGCTGGTGTTTCTCGTTTCCGTGTCAACGCATTCCAACAACGCGGTTCGATTTCATTGGCATTCCGGACGATTCCAACGAAGATTCCGACGATTGATGACTTGAATATGCCTGCAACACTGAAGAGTTTGTCAGATACTGCACAAGGGCTGATCTTAGTTACTGGGCCTACTGGTTCAGGTAAATCCACTACGCTTGCAGCCATGATCCGTTATATGAATGAAACGATGCGAAAGCATATTATTACATTGGAAGATCCGATTGAGTATATGCATAATCACGGTTCGTCGATCATTGATCAGCGAGAAGTTGGCTTTGATACACTGTCGTTTGCGGATGGATTACGTGCTGCTTTGCGTCAAGATCCAGACGTCATTCTCGTAGGGGAGATGCGGGACTTGGAGACGATTTCTACGGCGATCACCGCTGCAGAAACCGGTCACTTAGTCCTCGCCACTTTACACACATGGAGTGCAGCTTCGACAATCGATAGAATCATAGACGTATTTCCACATGGTCAACAAGCGCAAATTCGCGTACAGTTGGCTGGGGTTTTGAAGGCAGTTGTTTCTCAACGTTTATTCCAGACGATTGATAAACAGGGAAGACGAGCAGCGACGGAGATAATGATTAATAATCCAGCTGTGTCGAACTTGATTCGTTCCGAGAAAATTCACCAGATTCCGAACGTCATCCAGACTAGCCGCGCTCAAGGCATGCATATGATGGATCACTCTGTAAAGACATTGATGGAACAAAGAATCATTTCGTACGAAGAAGCATTACCGTTCTTGCAAGGGGATGATTGA
- a CDS encoding GspE/PulE family protein produces MATTRKRLGDLLIESGLLSDEQLMTTLKEKTRDERLGDALLQRGYITEQQLIEVLEFQLGIPHVNLFRYPFDPKLFNIVPKGLAKQKMIVPLKKDGDKLFVAMADPMDYNTIEDLRLSTGFHIETAIASKDDINRTITRYYDDELFDDLLFEEPETTASQLEQQEDIVDNDSPIVRLVNQIISSAVSMKASDIHIDPQEHQVVIRFRIDGKLQTERVLPKHMQSMLLARIKIMGNLNITESRMPQDGRIKVMIDFRPIDLRLSTLPTVFGEKIVMRILDLSSSLNDMTKLGFGPTNLQRFLEEIEKPNGIVLISGPTGSGKSSTLYAALNRLNSEEVNIITIEDPVEYQLEGINQIQVNSNVGLTFATGLRSILRQDPDVVMVGEIRDRETVEIAIRASLTGHLVLSTIHTNDSVASISRLLDMGVEPFLLTASLNAIVAQRLIRRVCRDCGTIQQATDREKEIFAKRGKTIETINRGTGCSACNMTGYRGRIAIHEVLIINAEMRDAINRDAAPTVFREIAERSETIFLIDDGLDKVKQGITTTEEVLRVALID; encoded by the coding sequence ATGGCGACAACTAGAAAACGTCTTGGGGATTTATTAATAGAGTCGGGATTACTGTCGGACGAACAGTTAATGACTACGTTGAAAGAAAAGACGCGTGATGAACGACTTGGCGATGCGCTATTACAACGCGGGTATATTACTGAGCAGCAATTGATTGAGGTGCTCGAGTTCCAGCTTGGAATTCCTCACGTCAATTTGTTCCGTTATCCGTTTGATCCGAAATTGTTCAATATCGTGCCTAAAGGTTTAGCGAAGCAGAAGATGATTGTGCCGTTGAAGAAGGACGGAGATAAGTTATTCGTTGCAATGGCAGACCCGATGGATTACAACACCATTGAAGATTTACGATTGTCTACAGGTTTCCATATCGAAACTGCGATTGCGTCCAAAGATGATATAAATCGAACGATTACACGTTATTATGATGATGAATTATTTGATGATTTACTCTTTGAAGAACCTGAAACGACAGCGAGTCAGTTAGAGCAACAAGAAGATATTGTCGATAACGATTCTCCTATTGTGCGTCTCGTTAATCAGATTATATCCAGTGCTGTTTCCATGAAAGCTAGTGATATTCATATTGACCCTCAAGAGCATCAAGTCGTTATTCGTTTTAGAATTGATGGAAAATTGCAGACTGAACGTGTCTTACCTAAACACATGCAGTCGATGTTGCTTGCGCGGATTAAAATCATGGGGAATTTGAATATTACAGAATCTCGTATGCCGCAGGATGGACGCATTAAAGTGATGATTGATTTTCGTCCGATTGATTTACGGTTATCGACATTGCCAACAGTTTTTGGTGAGAAGATTGTAATGCGTATTTTGGACTTGAGTAGCTCTTTAAATGATATGACGAAGCTTGGTTTCGGTCCGACTAATTTACAACGCTTCCTTGAAGAAATCGAGAAGCCAAATGGCATCGTGCTCATATCAGGTCCAACGGGTTCAGGTAAATCGTCTACGTTGTATGCGGCTTTGAATCGATTAAATAGCGAAGAAGTAAATATTATTACGATTGAAGATCCAGTAGAGTATCAATTGGAAGGTATTAATCAAATTCAAGTGAATTCTAATGTAGGATTAACATTCGCTACGGGATTACGTTCTATTTTGCGTCAAGATCCTGACGTAGTAATGGTAGGGGAAATCCGAGATAGAGAGACCGTAGAAATCGCGATTCGTGCCTCCTTAACAGGACACTTAGTGTTGAGCACGATCCACACGAATGACTCAGTTGCATCTATTTCACGATTGCTTGATATGGGAGTGGAGCCATTTCTTTTGACTGCTTCTCTTAATGCGATTGTTGCTCAACGATTAATTCGTCGAGTATGTCGAGATTGTGGAACTATACAGCAGGCAACGGATCGTGAAAAAGAGATATTCGCCAAACGTGGGAAAACAATCGAGACGATTAATCGCGGTACGGGTTGCTCAGCATGTAATATGACAGGCTATCGCGGGCGAATTGCGATACATGAAGTATTGATTATCAATGCAGAAATGCGCGATGCGATTAACCGTGACGCTGCACCTACTGTATTCCGTGAAATTGCGGAGAGAAGTGAAACGATTTTCCTGATAGACGATGGTTTAGATAAAGTAAAGCAGGGCATTACAACTACTGAGGAAGTATTGCGAGTGGCCCTAATAGATTAG
- a CDS encoding VanW family protein — MKNKLYRNYLFLGALLLVISALFAQQTYAGDGFFSNFKKFNKHTYVGPFDISGHSKKEAKEKLLIDFSGLEQNMLVQLIVQDDQVDVPADIVSFDPDATLNQVKNGNDNSLVASVSREGLRTVMKQNFNSLTFNEDEVEKIASQIEVQLQSGIMPQQIYIANFIPELYEQKQVIASAEYKVDELAKGLRLLMEDLDGLEIQPNTSFSFREYLEGKESASATDLQMTIMASLLYKAALQTNWVMDERNISTELPLGVEPGFEAAINRKLNLDFIFTNPNQTVFTIRTNWTGSQLELSIEGLPFVHRYDTEVESITKYDPKTVIRYSAFVSAGAIEIVDKGKKGMEVAVKRNVMLNGSLEEIEDVSIDFYAPQPIIERHSLEKVVEQVPDSNVDSNSGNADGNSSTNGSTDNPSNSGNSSTGTTDGNSSNGNNSGSSTGSGSGSGGNSSNTGSGSTGSGSSTGSGSGNNGSSSGNGSSKSNGSGGKDDVKYDYDKGGNLIEVDKNGNPID; from the coding sequence ATGAAGAATAAACTATACAGAAACTACTTATTCCTAGGCGCGTTGCTGCTAGTCATTTCAGCACTATTCGCCCAACAAACATACGCAGGTGACGGCTTCTTCTCGAACTTCAAGAAGTTCAATAAACACACGTACGTAGGGCCATTTGATATATCCGGTCATTCTAAAAAGGAAGCGAAGGAAAAGTTGCTAATAGACTTTTCCGGCTTGGAACAAAATATGTTGGTTCAACTTATAGTTCAAGATGATCAAGTCGATGTTCCTGCGGATATTGTTAGTTTTGATCCTGACGCTACACTGAACCAAGTTAAAAATGGTAATGATAATTCATTAGTGGCGAGTGTCTCTCGTGAAGGTTTACGTACTGTCATGAAACAAAACTTTAATTCGCTTACATTTAATGAAGATGAAGTGGAAAAGATTGCTTCGCAAATAGAAGTGCAATTGCAGAGCGGAATTATGCCTCAGCAAATCTATATAGCGAATTTCATTCCAGAGCTATATGAGCAGAAGCAAGTTATTGCGTCTGCTGAATATAAAGTAGATGAGTTGGCTAAAGGGCTACGTTTATTGATGGAAGACTTGGATGGATTGGAGATTCAGCCGAACACTTCGTTTTCATTCCGTGAGTATCTTGAAGGTAAAGAGTCTGCTAGTGCAACAGATTTGCAGATGACGATTATGGCGTCTCTTCTATATAAAGCAGCGTTGCAGACGAATTGGGTTATGGATGAGCGGAATATTTCCACGGAGTTACCGTTAGGTGTAGAGCCGGGATTTGAAGCGGCAATTAACCGCAAGCTTAATTTGGATTTTATTTTCACCAATCCAAATCAAACCGTCTTCACGATTCGTACCAATTGGACAGGCTCTCAATTGGAGCTTTCTATAGAAGGACTTCCGTTTGTTCATCGTTATGATACTGAAGTCGAGAGCATTACAAAATATGATCCTAAAACAGTTATTCGTTACAGTGCATTCGTATCAGCCGGTGCGATAGAGATTGTAGACAAAGGTAAGAAGGGTATGGAAGTGGCAGTTAAGCGTAATGTCATGCTAAATGGTTCGTTGGAAGAAATTGAAGATGTCTCAATCGATTTCTATGCACCGCAACCAATTATTGAGCGTCATAGTTTAGAAAAAGTGGTAGAACAAGTTCCTGATAGTAATGTAGATAGTAATTCTGGCAATGCCGATGGAAACAGTTCAACTAACGGGTCAACGGATAATCCGTCTAATTCTGGTAACTCTAGTACTGGTACAACTGATGGCAATTCTAGTAACGGGAATAATTCAGGCTCTTCTACTGGTAGTGGATCGGGTAGTGGTGGTAATTCTAGCAATACAGGATCAGGAAGCACGGGTTCAGGGTCATCTACTGGAAGCGGATCAGGCAACAATGGTTCTTCTTCAGGTAATGGTTCAAGCAAGTCGAACGGTTCTGGTGGGAAAGATGATGTGAAATATGATTACGATAAAGGCGGCAATCTGATTGAAGTCGACAAGAATGGTAATCCAATCGATTGA
- a CDS encoding PilX N-terminal domain-containing pilus assembly protein produces MKNEKGYTLVVVMMVLVVMSVLGTSIIGLSINNSKVTRGERDDQSVFYIAEAGINYTLARINEIATKKAKNNSFDDETDFIEAVWREVELARINEDIKKKNLLPFSSFNGETPFIGDITINTIDKNDILKYEIISTGKIGGKVRTVSQNIILAYDPPTPSGDTDSPNGTGTSTTLPTIKVPDGVAVFVNGKINMPNGTIIGSVGTNLKDKKSIMLDGGASISGNIFVPAGSEVGALNKPDWKPAAAPTGMPEAGMMELPLFPEYPSYGPPPNKTIIKDGNSKEVIKNGGLYIDNYITNNYTLDLTKDIYLSTIKLDQNNTLIINVGKEDRVIVVDHLDVIRGHINVIGTGKLTFMVKDKINVKGSIGNGASANQVGMFLQGSTTDKPKEVIFDSDTKINGSFYAEDANVTMTAGGGIKGNILTGGKKVSISGGVTADPTLILAPNADVNISGGGTISGAIYADTFTASGGATVNFKKQNIDRVPIGPDSSYPTLPEPPATSSYGTTHIQKTGFKEINK; encoded by the coding sequence TTGAAAAACGAAAAGGGGTATACACTTGTCGTTGTTATGATGGTTCTTGTTGTTATGTCAGTTTTAGGTACATCAATAATTGGCCTTTCAATAAATAATTCTAAAGTGACACGCGGAGAACGAGATGACCAATCCGTTTTTTATATAGCGGAAGCTGGTATTAACTATACACTAGCTAGAATTAATGAAATTGCTACAAAAAAAGCTAAAAACAATAGTTTTGATGATGAAACAGATTTCATTGAAGCTGTGTGGCGAGAAGTGGAGTTAGCAAGAATTAATGAAGATATAAAAAAGAAAAACTTACTGCCTTTTTCATCTTTTAATGGTGAAACACCATTTATTGGTGATATCACAATAAATACTATTGATAAAAATGACATTTTGAAATATGAAATTATTTCCACAGGAAAAATAGGGGGGAAAGTCAGAACAGTTAGTCAGAATATAATTTTAGCGTATGATCCCCCTACTCCTTCTGGTGATACTGATAGTCCTAATGGAACGGGTACATCTACTACGTTACCGACTATAAAAGTTCCTGATGGTGTAGCTGTCTTTGTTAACGGAAAAATAAACATGCCGAATGGAACGATAATCGGAAGCGTGGGAACTAATTTAAAAGATAAAAAATCTATTATGCTAGACGGTGGTGCATCAATTTCAGGAAACATCTTTGTCCCAGCTGGTTCTGAGGTTGGAGCATTGAATAAACCAGATTGGAAGCCTGCTGCAGCTCCGACTGGTATGCCTGAAGCAGGAATGATGGAACTGCCATTGTTTCCAGAATATCCTTCATACGGTCCACCTCCGAATAAAACAATTATAAAAGACGGTAATTCAAAAGAAGTTATTAAGAACGGTGGTTTATATATAGATAACTATATAACTAACAACTATACTCTAGACCTTACCAAAGATATTTATTTGTCTACTATAAAATTGGATCAAAATAATACGTTAATAATCAATGTGGGCAAAGAGGATAGAGTCATCGTAGTTGACCATTTGGACGTTATTCGTGGTCATATTAATGTAATAGGAACTGGTAAGCTTACTTTCATGGTGAAAGATAAAATTAATGTGAAAGGCTCTATTGGTAATGGCGCGTCTGCTAATCAAGTAGGCATGTTCTTACAGGGTTCCACTACCGACAAGCCTAAGGAAGTAATATTTGATAGTGATACTAAAATCAATGGTTCATTCTACGCAGAAGATGCAAATGTCACTATGACAGCTGGTGGAGGCATTAAAGGAAATATTTTAACTGGTGGGAAAAAGGTGTCTATTAGCGGTGGAGTAACTGCCGATCCCACCCTAATTTTAGCGCCAAATGCAGATGTTAATATATCGGGTGGAGGTACGATAAGTGGTGCGATTTACGCAGACACTTTTACTGCGTCTGGAGGAGCTACAGTGAACTTTAAAAAACAGAATATAGACAGAGTTCCCATTGGTCCAGATTCAAGTTATCCAACCCTGCCAGAACCTCCAGCTACATCGTCTTATGGAACTACGCACATACAAAAAACAGGATTTAAAGAGATTAATAAATAG
- a CDS encoding PilW family protein — protein sequence MTKRLKSQEGVTLVELLAVLVILSFVGLMVFGVYFSGTKEYDIQREQTVHQQNIQFVIKYLTKEIRVENNFIVYENDVLKINTSTGKGTDTYRLEDNALLKNDEVFADNIKDFKVKSFDEGNSLKIEVLGNNEFGRDKIKAETTISIR from the coding sequence ATGACAAAGCGTTTAAAAAGTCAAGAAGGAGTTACACTCGTCGAGTTGTTAGCTGTTCTTGTTATTTTATCTTTCGTAGGATTAATGGTTTTTGGAGTCTATTTTTCTGGTACAAAAGAGTATGATATACAAAGAGAACAAACTGTACATCAGCAAAATATACAGTTTGTAATAAAGTATTTAACTAAAGAGATTAGAGTGGAAAATAATTTCATAGTTTATGAAAACGATGTATTAAAAATTAATACAAGCACAGGGAAAGGGACAGATACCTATAGACTTGAAGATAATGCGTTACTAAAAAATGATGAAGTGTTTGCCGATAATATAAAAGATTTTAAAGTGAAATCTTTTGATGAGGGTAACTCTTTAAAAATTGAAGTACTTGGCAACAATGAATTTGGAAGAGATAAAATAAAAGCTGAGACAACAATTTCGATAAGATAG
- a CDS encoding type IV pilus modification PilV family protein, with translation MEDNREKGMTLVEVLASLVLLSIIIISFLAIFPTVAKQNKASDEVMDATYIAQTTMEEIIQIKTNSKTFEAADDVLVNGKYIRGADSDTYASKENNNQLYKVLIYFSKPNSDRSLPSNTSRVIVKVFKPNDEINSKPRAQMETILWWEEGQ, from the coding sequence ATGGAGGATAATAGAGAAAAAGGTATGACACTTGTAGAGGTCTTGGCTTCATTAGTATTGTTATCCATAATAATTATTTCATTCTTGGCGATTTTTCCAACAGTAGCTAAACAGAATAAAGCATCAGATGAAGTAATGGATGCAACATATATTGCTCAAACTACGATGGAAGAAATTATTCAGATTAAAACTAATAGTAAAACCTTTGAAGCTGCAGATGATGTTTTAGTAAATGGAAAATATATACGTGGAGCTGACTCAGACACTTATGCTTCAAAAGAAAACAACAACCAACTATATAAAGTTTTAATTTATTTCAGTAAACCAAATAGCGATCGTAGTTTGCCTAGTAACACTTCACGTGTGATTGTAAAAGTATTCAAACCAAATGATGAAATTAATTCAAAACCAAGGGCTCAAATGGAAACGATTTTATGGTGGGAGGAGGGCCAATGA